The following are encoded together in the Deltaproteobacteria bacterium genome:
- a CDS encoding tetratricopeptide repeat protein: MPRRSWPIALLLGLCLFGADPVPARAETVQEAYGAALAHFYAGRYPAAVQGLERLVAVPVHHADLFYNLGVAYYRLGKLGSAVYYFERTLALDPAAEDARHNLATAQAQAQARVKDVLRGVASETGWERAVKLLSLRGWTVGFVGLWWLLFGLFALLGRLPPGAARAGTVAVTSFVALLLLGTAVLGGGRLHTARSVRHAVVLPDQVSVREGPAPGTRNLFSLHAGLKVRFLVEEGGFVQIRLANGLEGWVARGELGLL; encoded by the coding sequence ATGCCGCGCCGATCCTGGCCCATCGCGCTCTTGCTCGGGCTCTGCCTCTTCGGAGCGGACCCCGTGCCCGCGCGGGCGGAGACGGTGCAGGAGGCCTACGGTGCCGCGCTCGCGCACTTCTACGCCGGACGCTACCCGGCGGCGGTGCAGGGGCTCGAACGGCTCGTCGCGGTGCCCGTGCACCACGCGGACCTCTTCTACAACCTCGGCGTGGCCTACTACCGCCTCGGGAAGCTCGGCTCGGCGGTCTACTACTTCGAGCGTACCCTGGCCCTCGACCCCGCGGCGGAGGACGCGCGGCACAACCTCGCTACGGCGCAGGCCCAGGCGCAGGCCCGGGTGAAGGACGTCCTCCGGGGCGTGGCCAGCGAGACGGGCTGGGAGCGCGCGGTGAAGCTCCTCTCGCTGCGTGGCTGGACGGTCGGCTTCGTCGGTCTCTGGTGGCTCCTCTTCGGCCTCTTCGCGCTGCTCGGCCGGCTCCCCCCCGGGGCCGCGCGCGCCGGGACCGTGGCGGTGACGAGCTTCGTGGCCCTGCTCCTCCTCGGAACCGCGGTGCTCGGCGGCGGGAGACTCCACACCGCCCGGAGCGTGCGGCACGCCGTGGTGCTGCCGGATCAGGTGTCCGTGCGCGAGGGACCCGCGCCGGGCACGCGTAACCTCTTCAGCCTGCACGCCGGGCTCAAGGTGCGCTTTCTCGTCGAGGAGGGCGGCTTCGTGCAGATCCGCCTGGCCAACGGCCTCGAGGGGTGGGTGGCGCGCGGCGAGCTGGGCTTATTGTAG
- a CDS encoding protein BatD — MVNWAAIHPAGLRWALRCLPTLLLVLSAFWPLLAQAQHSVRLEVDKHLVQVGEVVQVTVELSVTGRGGYDRYFPPQLQGFREAGGGMTSQNVEIINWQVRRRETHVYNVMPLREGKLTIGPAAVQVGGRTFRSATVTLDVRKGKLPGGAQAPGQAPLAGGPAAPAAPGARELETLFLHGGAAPKKVYVGQQVVAEWRLFTQTDVLGFQSTKQPTTDGFWVEDLESPQRLQFERTEVAGRVYYAALLGRKALFPQRAGKLIVGPMAAQVRTLNDFTSSASERQSPELTVEVLPLPTANQPPGFSNQNVGQYELSASLDRESVKGGDAVTLKLVIRGRGNLRQLKVPVLPAVDGFKVYEPKVSERLELSGGVSGEKLVEYLLLPTRAGRLRLPALSLPYFDPEAGKYRTAQAAGLTLTVTGQVEKDGPTRGRAERNVLERDIRPPRPPRPIAHETPFSPLKGITPWLVLFPAALFFGLTGGARLKARLSRPSAAATHRAVTRRVREHLERAVALETSGERGAFFGELAAALKEQLRLFLGQAVEGLTRDELGQVLEGAGLDAALARGVLEELDNCDFGRFAPSAASGPALSEAVARTRRLVSELARALRRRGA; from the coding sequence ATGGTCAACTGGGCCGCGATCCATCCCGCCGGGCTGCGTTGGGCGCTGCGGTGTCTGCCCACCCTGCTGCTCGTCCTCTCGGCCTTCTGGCCGCTCCTCGCGCAGGCGCAGCACAGCGTGCGGCTGGAGGTGGACAAGCACCTCGTGCAGGTGGGGGAGGTGGTGCAGGTGACGGTGGAGCTGAGCGTGACGGGGCGCGGAGGCTACGACCGCTACTTCCCGCCGCAGCTGCAGGGGTTCCGCGAGGCGGGGGGCGGGATGACCTCGCAGAACGTGGAGATCATCAACTGGCAGGTGCGGCGGCGCGAGACGCACGTCTACAACGTGATGCCGCTGCGCGAGGGGAAGCTGACCATCGGGCCCGCGGCGGTGCAGGTGGGTGGGCGCACCTTCCGCTCGGCGACGGTCACGCTGGACGTGCGCAAGGGGAAGCTCCCTGGGGGGGCGCAGGCGCCGGGCCAGGCCCCGCTTGCGGGGGGCCCCGCGGCTCCCGCGGCACCGGGGGCGCGCGAGCTCGAGACGCTCTTTCTGCACGGAGGCGCGGCGCCGAAGAAGGTCTACGTCGGGCAACAGGTCGTGGCCGAGTGGCGGCTCTTCACCCAGACCGACGTGCTCGGCTTTCAGTCCACCAAGCAGCCCACGACGGACGGTTTCTGGGTCGAGGACCTCGAGTCCCCGCAGCGGCTGCAGTTCGAGCGCACGGAGGTGGCCGGGCGCGTGTACTACGCCGCGCTCCTCGGTCGGAAGGCGCTCTTTCCGCAGCGCGCGGGCAAGTTGATCGTGGGGCCGATGGCGGCGCAGGTGCGGACGCTGAACGACTTCACCTCCTCGGCCTCGGAGCGGCAGAGCCCGGAGCTGACCGTGGAGGTGCTGCCGCTGCCGACGGCGAATCAGCCCCCCGGCTTCTCGAACCAGAACGTGGGGCAGTACGAGCTCTCGGCCTCCCTCGATCGCGAGAGCGTCAAAGGGGGCGACGCGGTCACGCTGAAGCTGGTGATCCGCGGGCGGGGGAACCTGCGCCAGCTCAAGGTGCCGGTCCTACCCGCGGTGGACGGCTTCAAGGTCTACGAACCCAAGGTGAGCGAACGGCTCGAGCTGTCGGGGGGCGTGTCGGGAGAGAAGCTCGTCGAGTATCTGCTCCTGCCCACGCGCGCCGGTCGTCTGCGGTTGCCCGCGCTGAGCCTGCCCTACTTCGACCCGGAGGCGGGGAAGTACCGCACGGCGCAGGCGGCGGGGCTCACGCTCACGGTGACGGGGCAGGTGGAGAAGGACGGGCCCACCCGAGGCCGCGCGGAGCGGAACGTGCTCGAACGGGACATCCGTCCGCCGCGCCCGCCGCGCCCGATCGCGCACGAGACCCCCTTCTCGCCGCTCAAGGGGATCACCCCCTGGCTCGTGCTCTTTCCCGCGGCGCTCTTCTTCGGCCTGACGGGGGGCGCACGCCTCAAGGCCCGCCTGAGCCGGCCCTCGGCCGCGGCGACCCACCGCGCGGTGACGCGCCGGGTGCGCGAGCACCTGGAACGCGCCGTCGCGCTCGAGACGAGCGGGGAGCGCGGTGCCTTTTTCGGCGAGCTCGCGGCGGCGTTGAAGGAGCAGCTCCGGCTCTTTCTCGGTCAGGCAGTGGAGGGGCTCACGCGCGACGAGCTCGGTCAGGTGCTGGAGGGGGCCGGGCTCGACGCGGCGCTCGCGCGCGGAGTGCTCGAGGAGCTCGACAACTGCGACTTCGGGCGCTTTGCCCCCTCGGCGGCCTCGGGGCCGGCGCTCTCGGAGGCGGTGGCCCGCACGCGGCGACTCGTCTCGGAGCTGGCGCGGGCCCTACGGCGGAGGGGGGCCTGA